One Edaphobacter flagellatus genomic region harbors:
- a CDS encoding 30S ribosomal protein S1 translates to MVDNHHPETESKPLTTELEVLAPEATAENPELSSELTSNPQQTASSIEPEQHAVATAETEEPDYDAADFAEALANFDREQAAESAAAQSLTAEEAVVTGTVVKITDKHVVVDIGLKSEGLIPLDQVLDINGQPKFQAGDQVEVVVEREEAEGGYLVSYEKALRHKVWDTLEAAANDKTPVKGLVLSRVKGGLTVDIGIKAFLPGSQVEVRPVRNLDGYLGQEIEVRVIKLNKKRGNVVISRKEILEEEQNAKKSVTLSTLEEGSVLTGTVKNLTDYGAFVDMGGLDGLLHITDMSWGRLTHPRDLVNVGDEIQVKVLKFDKDKQRVSLGFKQLTPDPWLDATERYPIGAQVRGRVLSVTDYGAFVELEQGIEGLVHVSEMTWSKRMKHPSKLVKPGDEVDTIILSVNPNDRRISLGMKQLQDNPWEQLEDKYPTGAVVEGRVRNLTDFGAFIEIEDGIDGLVHVSNLSWTKRIKHPSEVLKKGEKVKAVVLGVEPENRRLSLGVKQLQPDVWDTFFAQHRIGDVVKGKILRTAQFGAFVEIAEGVEGLCHVSEAVDESNVPVKLEVGEEHEFRIVKMNQDEKKVGLSIRAVGEEASRAEVESYKERDHKSSSSSSSSSTTLGDLINWKRSESERE, encoded by the coding sequence ATGGTAGATAACCATCATCCCGAAACCGAGAGCAAACCCCTGACCACCGAACTGGAAGTCCTGGCGCCCGAAGCGACAGCCGAGAATCCCGAGCTGTCATCCGAACTCACCTCTAACCCGCAGCAGACCGCTTCATCGATCGAGCCCGAGCAGCACGCAGTTGCCACGGCCGAAACCGAGGAGCCTGACTACGATGCCGCCGACTTTGCTGAGGCACTTGCAAACTTTGACCGCGAACAGGCGGCCGAGTCTGCAGCCGCGCAGAGCCTGACTGCCGAAGAGGCAGTGGTCACCGGTACTGTGGTGAAGATTACCGACAAACATGTCGTAGTCGATATCGGTCTGAAGTCTGAGGGCCTGATTCCGCTGGACCAGGTGCTGGATATCAATGGCCAGCCGAAGTTCCAGGCAGGCGACCAGGTTGAGGTGGTTGTGGAGCGCGAGGAGGCCGAAGGCGGCTATCTGGTCAGCTACGAGAAGGCCCTGCGCCATAAGGTGTGGGACACGCTCGAGGCGGCGGCCAATGATAAGACCCCGGTGAAGGGACTTGTTCTCAGCCGCGTCAAGGGCGGTCTGACGGTCGATATCGGCATCAAGGCGTTCCTGCCTGGCTCACAGGTCGAGGTTCGCCCGGTACGCAATCTCGACGGCTATCTTGGCCAGGAGATCGAGGTTCGCGTCATCAAGCTGAACAAGAAGCGCGGCAATGTCGTCATCAGCCGTAAGGAGATTCTCGAGGAAGAGCAGAACGCGAAGAAGTCCGTGACGCTCTCAACCCTCGAGGAGGGAAGCGTTCTGACCGGTACGGTCAAGAACCTGACCGACTACGGCGCATTCGTCGATATGGGCGGCCTCGACGGTCTGCTGCACATCACCGACATGAGCTGGGGTCGTCTGACGCATCCCCGCGATCTGGTCAACGTCGGCGACGAGATCCAGGTCAAGGTGCTGAAGTTCGACAAAGACAAGCAGCGCGTCTCGCTTGGCTTCAAGCAGCTGACGCCTGACCCGTGGCTCGACGCCACCGAGCGGTACCCGATCGGTGCGCAGGTTCGCGGTCGTGTGCTTTCGGTTACCGACTACGGCGCATTCGTCGAATTGGAGCAGGGCATCGAGGGTCTGGTGCATGTTTCCGAGATGACCTGGTCGAAGCGGATGAAGCATCCGTCGAAGCTGGTTAAGCCCGGTGATGAGGTCGACACGATCATCCTGAGCGTCAATCCGAACGACCGCCGCATCTCGCTCGGCATGAAGCAGCTTCAGGACAATCCATGGGAACAGCTCGAAGACAAGTATCCGACGGGTGCAGTTGTTGAAGGCCGCGTTCGCAACCTCACCGACTTCGGTGCCTTCATCGAGATCGAAGACGGTATCGATGGTCTGGTCCACGTCTCGAACCTGAGTTGGACGAAGCGTATCAAGCATCCCTCTGAGGTTCTGAAGAAGGGTGAGAAAGTGAAGGCAGTCGTTCTCGGCGTTGAGCCGGAGAATCGCCGCCTGTCGCTCGGCGTCAAGCAGCTTCAGCCTGATGTCTGGGATACTTTCTTCGCACAGCATCGCATTGGTGACGTCGTCAAGGGCAAGATTCTGCGCACGGCGCAGTTCGGCGCTTTTGTTGAGATCGCTGAGGGTGTTGAGGGACTCTGCCACGTCTCTGAGGCTGTGGATGAGAGCAACGTTCCAGTCAAGCTGGAGGTTGGCGAAGAGCACGAGTTCCGCATCGTGAAGATGAACCAGGACGAGAAGAAGGTCGGCCTGAGCATTCGCGCCGTAGGCGAAGAGGCCAGCCGCGCCGAAGTTGAGAGCTACAAGGAGCGCGACCACAAGAGCTCGTCCTCATCCTCATCGAGCAGCACAACGCTGGGCGATCTGATCAATTGGAAGCGTTCGGAGTCGGAGCGCGAGTAG
- a CDS encoding adenylosuccinate synthase: MSQPKSAVILGAQWGDEGKGKIVDVLAERFSVVARFAGGHNAGHTVIIKGKKFVLQLIPCGVLRPECKGVIGNGVVLDPMAFLSEVKKLKDAGLPVDGQLFVSNRAQVIMPYHRMIELAAETAPGRTKIGTTRRGIGPAYEDKVHRNGLRVVDLMNSALLRTHIKNACDEKNTIAHALFGTEPLDPKGMYEEYSRAAEQIAPFVTDTAVLLNQELDRGGNVMFEGAQGALLDIDHGTYPFVTSSSATAGGAVTGTGVGPTRIGTVIGVTKAYVTRVGEGPFPTEIHDSSADLLRARGQEYGAVTGRPRRCGWLDLPLLRYSNMINGTEWLVVTKMDVMDECDEIPVCTGYKIDGKITDVIPADIRGFESIEPIYTKLKGWKQSTEGITEWDKLPKLAQEYLNFLEKESGARIGMVSTGPDREQTMTLPAFEAALSPAAKQ; this comes from the coding sequence GTGAGTCAACCGAAGTCTGCGGTCATTTTGGGTGCCCAGTGGGGCGATGAGGGTAAAGGCAAGATCGTCGATGTGCTGGCGGAGCGTTTCTCCGTCGTGGCGCGATTCGCCGGCGGCCACAATGCGGGCCACACCGTCATCATCAAGGGCAAGAAGTTCGTGCTGCAGCTGATTCCGTGCGGCGTTCTACGGCCGGAGTGCAAGGGCGTGATCGGCAACGGCGTGGTGCTGGACCCGATGGCCTTTTTGAGCGAAGTGAAGAAGCTGAAGGATGCCGGTCTGCCGGTAGACGGGCAGCTCTTCGTCTCCAATCGCGCACAGGTCATCATGCCCTACCACCGCATGATCGAGTTGGCGGCAGAGACGGCTCCCGGGCGCACGAAGATCGGCACGACGCGTCGCGGCATCGGCCCGGCCTACGAGGACAAGGTGCATCGCAACGGCCTGCGTGTCGTCGACCTGATGAATTCGGCCCTGCTGCGGACGCACATCAAGAACGCCTGCGACGAGAAGAACACTATCGCCCATGCGCTTTTCGGCACCGAGCCGCTGGATCCGAAGGGCATGTACGAGGAGTACTCGCGCGCGGCTGAACAGATTGCCCCGTTCGTAACGGACACGGCCGTTCTGCTGAATCAGGAGCTGGACCGTGGCGGCAATGTGATGTTCGAGGGCGCGCAGGGTGCGCTGCTGGACATCGACCACGGAACCTATCCGTTTGTAACCTCGTCCTCGGCCACGGCTGGAGGCGCGGTAACCGGCACTGGCGTGGGGCCGACCCGCATTGGCACGGTGATCGGCGTAACCAAGGCTTATGTGACGCGCGTGGGAGAGGGGCCGTTCCCGACAGAAATTCACGACAGCTCGGCTGACCTGCTGCGTGCGCGGGGACAGGAGTACGGCGCTGTTACCGGGCGTCCGCGCCGCTGCGGCTGGCTCGATCTGCCGCTGCTGCGCTACTCCAACATGATCAACGGGACCGAGTGGCTGGTCGTTACCAAGATGGACGTCATGGACGAGTGCGACGAGATTCCGGTCTGCACCGGCTATAAGATCGATGGCAAGATCACTGATGTGATCCCGGCCGATATTCGTGGTTTCGAGTCGATTGAGCCGATCTACACGAAGCTCAAGGGCTGGAAGCAGTCCACCGAGGGTATTACCGAGTGGGACAAGCTGCCGAAGCTGGCTCAGGAGTACCTGAACTTCCTGGAGAAGGAGTCAGGCGCGCGGATCGGTATGGTGTCCACCGGCCCGGATCGGGAACAGACGATGACACTGCCGGCATTTGAGGCCGCGCTTTCTCCTGCAGCGAAGCAATAG
- a CDS encoding nuclear transport factor 2 family protein encodes MVCRVPYRRTTGVASHATASSSVMMAVVLLTCFVAMLSAQQAQAQKGHEKKHDYKKQVEALEEQWRKAQLASDVATMDKMLADDFVGISMSGQVNTKAQQLERIRTRKLVISKIELSDMKVKLKGAVAIVTSQAEVEGTSEDGSVKGTYRYTRIYQRETNGDWKITNFEATRIHAPKTAGENSGARVPTDAARVEEPRFG; translated from the coding sequence ATGGTATGCCGCGTCCCATATCGCAGAACTACAGGTGTTGCCTCTCACGCGACGGCTTCGTCTTCGGTGATGATGGCGGTTGTTCTGTTGACCTGCTTTGTTGCGATGCTGAGCGCGCAACAGGCGCAGGCACAGAAGGGCCATGAGAAAAAACACGATTACAAAAAGCAGGTGGAGGCGCTCGAGGAGCAGTGGCGCAAAGCGCAGCTTGCCAGCGATGTTGCGACGATGGACAAGATGCTGGCCGATGACTTTGTTGGCATCTCGATGTCAGGCCAGGTGAACACTAAGGCGCAGCAGCTGGAACGGATACGGACGCGGAAGCTGGTCATCAGCAAGATCGAGCTAAGCGATATGAAGGTGAAGCTGAAGGGGGCAGTTGCTATCGTTACTTCGCAGGCTGAGGTCGAGGGCACCAGCGAGGATGGCTCCGTCAAAGGAACCTATCGCTACACAAGGATCTATCAGCGGGAGACGAACGGCGACTGGAAGATTACCAACTTCGAGGCGACTCGCATCCATGCCCCGAAGACTGCAGGAGAAAATTCAGGTGCACGAGTTCCTACCGATGCGGCCAGGGTGGAAGAACCCCGCTTCGGATAA
- a CDS encoding HIT family protein — protein sequence MDWPATEDKHCVFCNMLAATNYAIAKGMPAEKAEQASHIVHRGQYCFICLNAFPYATGHVMVLPYLHTDSLAALPPETAHEMMDLAQQMEKSLRSVYRPNGINLGMNLGEAAGAGVADHIHLHILPRWIGDTNFMTTIAETRVLPETLDVTWARLRETFQS from the coding sequence ATGGATTGGCCTGCCACGGAGGACAAACACTGTGTCTTCTGTAACATGCTTGCCGCTACCAACTACGCCATCGCTAAAGGCATGCCCGCGGAAAAAGCTGAGCAGGCCTCTCATATTGTGCATCGCGGACAATACTGCTTTATTTGCCTCAATGCATTTCCTTACGCGACGGGCCATGTAATGGTATTGCCCTACCTCCATACGGACTCCCTGGCAGCGCTCCCACCCGAAACCGCACACGAAATGATGGATCTGGCCCAGCAGATGGAAAAATCCCTGCGATCCGTCTATCGGCCCAATGGAATCAACCTCGGCATGAATCTGGGGGAAGCTGCAGGCGCAGGGGTTGCAGATCATATACATCTCCATATACTTCCCCGCTGGATTGGTGATACAAATTTCATGACCACCATCGCCGAGACGCGAGTGTTACCAGAGACTCTGGATGTCACCTGGGCCAGGCTTCGCGAAACGTTCCAAAGTTAG
- a CDS encoding putative quinol monooxygenase yields MVSFTVRMRFDPGDREEVASMLKRLTLASRQEPGCVSYIAHFVEGEPATVLIYEQYTDKASVDHHRETPHFKQDAIGGLYQKMLERQVENLSAIC; encoded by the coding sequence ATGGTGAGCTTTACTGTACGGATGCGTTTCGATCCGGGTGACCGCGAAGAGGTCGCGAGCATGCTGAAACGACTGACGTTGGCCTCAAGGCAGGAGCCGGGCTGCGTCAGCTACATTGCGCACTTCGTTGAGGGGGAGCCGGCGACGGTGCTGATCTATGAGCAGTACACGGACAAGGCCTCTGTTGACCATCACCGCGAGACACCACATTTTAAGCAGGATGCCATCGGCGGTCTTTACCAGAAGATGCTGGAGCGGCAGGTAGAGAACCTCTCGGCAATCTGCTGA